GAGAGAAACCGCTCCACCGTCTCCCGGGGCTCTCCGCCAAGAAGTTCCCGCACGTGCTGGCGCCGCAGGTGCGCCCGCTCTTCGAACGGACGCTTGAGGGCCCCCTGGTCCAGGACGTTGCGCCCCTTCTCGTACAGCTCGGCCAGCAGCATCGCCTTCCACTGGGTCCAGACCTCGGGCGCCACCTCCTTCATGTCCGCGTAGGTGAGCAGGTACAGTTGGTCCAGCCGGGAGGCCGTCCCCACGGTGTCGGCGAAGGAGAGGATCAGCTCGATGTCGTGCATGTCGCGCCGCTGCGAAACGTTGGCCATCAGCAGATGCTGCTCCACGAGGAAGACGAGGTCCGACACGTCCTGTTCCGGGAGCCCCCAGCGGGCGCCGATGCGCCCCACGATCTCCGCGCCGATCCTGCTGTGACCGTGCCCCTTCCCCTTCCCGATGTCGTGACACAGGATCGCGAGGTGGAACAGCCCGCGGTTCCGCACGGTCGCGTGGATCCGGTGGAACTCCGCCTCTTCCTTCGTGCGCGTGGAGGACGTCTCGATTCCCGCCAGGACACTCGCGCAACGGATGGAATGGATGTCCACCGTGTAGACGTGATAGATGTCGCGCTGCACCTTGCAATAGAGGGGGGCGAACTCGGGGATGTACCGGGCGAGGAAACGGCTCTCGTTCATGGCGAGGAGCGTCTCCCTCAAGTGAACCGGGTCGGAGAGGATCTCGAGGAAGAGCTTCGCCGCCTCCCGGTCCTCGCGGAACGCGGCCCCCACGGCGGGCAACGCCGTCTGGACGTTGCGCCGAGCCTGCGGGGAGAGGGCCGATTTCGTCTTCTGCATCGACCGGAAGAATTCGAGGATCCGGATCGGCTCCTTCTCGAAGGAGGCGCGGTCCTTGACCTGCAGCTTCCCCTTGTAGAGGATCCCCCCCTCGCCGATCAGCTTCCGCTTCAGGAAGAAGAACGGCTTTCGGCTTCCCTCCTCCGGAAGGAACCGCCCCACCTCCTCGAGGACCTCGTCGGAAAGCCGGGCCGCGGAGGCCGCGTGGAGATAGTACGCCCGCATGAACCGCTCGACGGCCTGGTTCGACCCGAGCTGCCGATAGCGGAACCGCTCCGCCAGCCGCTCCTGCACTTCGAAGCCGAGGACGTCGGCTTTCTTCCCCTGCAGGTAGTGGAGCTCGTTTCGCACCCGGAGAAGATAGTCGAGGACGTGCCGGATCGCCTCGACGGCCCGGGTCCCCACCACGCCCTTCTTCCGCAGCTCCGCCAGGTTGTCGCACTTGTACTTGATCCGCGCTCCCCAGACCGCCGTCTGCAGGTCGCGCAGCCCCCCGCGCCCCTCCTTGACGTTCGGCTCCAGCAGGTAGACCGTTGAACCGACCTTGGCGTGCCGCGAGCGCATCTCCGCGATCTTCTTTCCGATGAACTTGTCGCCGCCCTGGAAGTAGAGGAACCGGTCCAACTCCCGCGCCGACTCGCGGTACAGGGAGTCGTCCCCCGCGACGAGCCGGTGGTCGAGGAGCGCCGTTCGGATCGAGTCGTCCGCGCCGGCGAGCCGGATCGTCTCCTTGATGTTGCGTACGCTGTGCCCCACCTCGAGGCCCAGATCCCACAGCGGGTAGAGCATCCACTCGGTCATCGCCTCGACGAAGCGGTCGACCTTGTAGCCGTGGAGGAAAAGAAGGTCCACATCGGAGTGGGGGCACAGCTCGCGCCGCCCGTAGCCGCCCACCGCGACGACCGCCATCCGGTACGACATGTCCGGCGCCGAGGCGCGGAATCGGGCGCGGGCGCGGTCGTGGAGAACCGACAGGACGGTGTCCATGGCGCCGGAGATCTTCCGGCACGCCTCGGCCCCGCCGCACAGGCATTGCCGCTGCTCCTCGCGCACCGCGAGGTGGGTGCCGGCGAGGAACTCCTTCAGCCGGTCGAGGAAGTCCCGGTCGGGGAGATCGGTCCGCAGGACGTCCTGGGAAAGGGATGGAAGAGGCACTCAGTACTCCGAGTGGGCGAGGATCCCGTTCTGCCCGTAGTAGCGGACCGCCTCCACCACGCCGTCGGCGATCCCGTCGAGGCACGAGGGATCGCGCAGGCGAGATTCCTCGCGGGCGTTGCTGATGAAGGAGGACTCGACCAGGACGGCCGTCATCCGGGCGCCCACGAGCACGTAGAACGGCGCCTGCTTCAGCCCGAGGCTCTGCGATCCCGGATAGCGGGAGGAGACGTGGCGGACGACGGCGTCGTTCACCGTCTTGGCCAGCCGCAGCGACTCGTTCTTGCGCGCTCCGGTGAACATGTCGTCGATGATGAACTTGATCCCCTGGAGCTTGCGGATCGGCACGCCGTTCTCGCGGGCGGCCAGTTCGAGGTCCTCCCGGTTCGACGCGCCGCGGGAGAGGACGTAGGTGGAGAACCCCTCGGCCCTCCGGTTCGGGCTGGCGTTGATGTGAAGGGAGATGAAGATGTCGGCGCGGCCCTTGTTCGCCAT
The Deltaproteobacteria bacterium DNA segment above includes these coding regions:
- the glnD gene encoding [protein-PII] uridylyltransferase, whose protein sequence is MPLPSLSQDVLRTDLPDRDFLDRLKEFLAGTHLAVREEQRQCLCGGAEACRKISGAMDTVLSVLHDRARARFRASAPDMSYRMAVVAVGGYGRRELCPHSDVDLLFLHGYKVDRFVEAMTEWMLYPLWDLGLEVGHSVRNIKETIRLAGADDSIRTALLDHRLVAGDDSLYRESARELDRFLYFQGGDKFIGKKIAEMRSRHAKVGSTVYLLEPNVKEGRGGLRDLQTAVWGARIKYKCDNLAELRKKGVVGTRAVEAIRHVLDYLLRVRNELHYLQGKKADVLGFEVQERLAERFRYRQLGSNQAVERFMRAYYLHAASAARLSDEVLEEVGRFLPEEGSRKPFFFLKRKLIGEGGILYKGKLQVKDRASFEKEPIRILEFFRSMQKTKSALSPQARRNVQTALPAVGAAFREDREAAKLFLEILSDPVHLRETLLAMNESRFLARYIPEFAPLYCKVQRDIYHVYTVDIHSIRCASVLAGIETSSTRTKEEAEFHRIHATVRNRGLFHLAILCHDIGKGKGHGHSRIGAEIVGRIGARWGLPEQDVSDLVFLVEQHLLMANVSQRRDMHDIELILSFADTVGTASRLDQLYLLTYADMKEVAPEVWTQWKAMLLAELYEKGRNVLDQGALKRPFEERAHLRRQHVRELLGGEPRETVERFLSRVDDRYLLATPDGRFVEHCRTLAAYDGRTPVVVAIDSPESGTTEFLVLCPDERGLFARIAGTLSANSMNILNASIATTVDAVALDTFYVNYLRKSLRGDPKKERVIADLSRVLRGETTVEALMAEPRAAKYVRDRVPRYRPTRVVFDNSVSSRCTVVDIFTYDRIGLLYDITSTLTALGIDIALSKISTKADQVADVFYIVDRDGGKIPSPDRQEEIRQALLASIGA